The genome window TAATATTGCTGATATTGCTGGTATCAATATCATGATCCCCATTCTGGGTTATGTATATTTTTGTTACAATATCAAGAATTTCAGGGTCAAATTGGATGTTATGAATTTTTTCGGAAGTTGAATCCGAAAGGGCAACCTGGTCAAGAAAATCGTTTACTTTCAGGCCAATATAGGCCAAGAGTTTAGGTGTTAAGACCTGGGGTAAGAAATTTGTAATATCCGTAGTCTCCAATTCTTTTTTTATTGAAAATGCCATAAGATTATCCTTTAAAATTTTGAAAACGCTTTCAAAAGTATCAAATTTTAAACTTGATACAAACAAACACGATTTTTAATATCTGCGCGTATCTGTGAAAATCTGTGTTCCAAAATGTTGTTTTAAAAAATATAATATATCATAAAAATTTCGGTTTTGTAAATCGTTAACCCGGCCCTCCTTCAAAAAAACTTGAGAATTAACCTGTTAAGTGTTACTTATTTTTTAAAAAAATAAAATTATACTTTTGAAAAGGAGGGGATATGTTGGGAAAAAAGGGGATGTTTCTGACGATAGCTATAGTTATAATTTGTGGTGCTATATTACAGGGATTGTTTTACCTGGTAGACGGAAAGGATTCGCCGCAAAAGGCCGCCATTGAATTTGCCAAAGCATATTACGGTCTGAATGTAGCAATGGCAGACAGGCTCTGCGAGGAACGAAAAACAGTAGATGATGTGGATATCGTAAATAAATATATAGATAGTGTAGCTGCTGAAGCGGTAAAAAGAGGCTTTGGAACTGATTATCTCAGATATGGTCTGTTTAACATAGGAACAAGTGTCATAAGCAAAGATGTTGACAATGCAGTAATAAGGATAACCGGCAAAAAAAAGGTTGAAATTAATCCGCTTTATATGCTTGTCTCAAAATTATTTAATATTGGTGAGACCACGCATGTCGATGAAACTATTAATCTTGTAAAAGAAGATGGTATTTGGAAAGTATGCGGCAATCTATTTGCGCTTCCCTGTTACTAATAACGATTCAATCAATCCCGCTAATCTCTTACGTTCGGGTTGAGAATCATCGCCGTCTTTATATTTGATTAAAACTGATTTTTTGCGGCTCGTCTGCCCGGATATAATCTCCAAAGAGGATCGGGGTATCTTAAGGCGCTTTGCAAGATACTGAACACACATCTTGTTTGCGGCACCACCCACAGGAGGCGCTGTCAGCTTGATTTTGAGAGCATCGCCATGCAGCCCTATGATTATATTTTTTGATGATCTCGGCTGGATCAAGACCTTCAATACAAATCCGAGTCGGTTTTCATGAAAAACAGGCATACTTGCTCAACCATTCCTGATAT of Desulfosarcina sp. BuS5 contains these proteins:
- a CDS encoding DUF167 domain-containing protein; this translates as MPVFHENRLGFVLKVLIQPRSSKNIIIGLHGDALKIKLTAPPVGGAANKMCVQYLAKRLKIPRSSLEIISGQTSRKKSVLIKYKDGDDSQPERKRLAGLIESLLVTGKRK